A stretch of Carnobacterium iners DNA encodes these proteins:
- the dinG gene encoding ATP-dependent DNA helicase DinG yields MTKVKEKVTYAVVDIETTGGNVANGDRIIQFGCVLIEEDKIVQQFAIDINPLANIPKKIELLTGITNKTVANAPYFEDVAPTIFNLLEGCIFVAHNIQFDYGFLNEELKRCGMPSLRNKGIDTVELAQIILPTEPSFRLNDLAMTFNFSHQNPHQADSDAYVTAELFLLLKKKLKQFPLITIEQLIELAEHCTMNTNLFFKDGLNEMRNEHQLLPETLVVKKGLALRKKQVNMEQNSHRVRSTYPISTVDKEKLFLNHLTIRTLQNTLMDEVYQYFFESHSDHFAIEAATGIGKTLGYLLPISYLATPENPVIISTYTTLLQKQLIEKDIVQLNSIVPFTVHAAIVKGKHHYLHLSKFQEVLKGPHENLTDTLLKMRTLTWLTQTVTGDIDELNLTNYLQPFWEKVRHRGWTDNCPQDPFFEQDFYLHAKEQIKHASMIITNHAFLFHDLKREEPILPASQRIILDESHHLPDVAAETASDSFSYYTNQKLLKKIGKLSDDKSMISQLNQLSLKIKTINLSQLRLIEMSVLTLEEALSDFFEAILLYTQQELMDTTSVTDQVDLPFTKTEKWPLELKKLTKKISTVLNDLVFFGHNIAYLNSSQRESFTYLERHLLDDFLDLVTRIEEQKNSFIRLFQRTNQNELIWFSFKQKNPKNSFMIKQSVIDSSLFIKKYLVEKKHSILYIGATLSIDSDFNYFESQLGESHLRKLSIATPYDYKNQARFYIPADLKPIKQLSKAQYAKMIVDYLELIALTTNENMIVLFTANETLQEVYDLLQQQPSLLGRELLAQGISGSRDRMLKRFFNATGGILLGADSFWEGVDLPGKSLKVIVVTRLPFEPPERPLVKAKYRWLEEQGLNPFIVDALPKAILRMKQGLGRLIRSEKDKGIMVVLDDRLVKASYGNKIMSSLPDNLTKEIVSKEELKNKIALFLNEHETNNKVNN; encoded by the coding sequence GTGACTAAAGTGAAGGAAAAAGTTACATACGCAGTTGTAGATATTGAAACAACTGGAGGCAACGTAGCAAATGGAGATCGTATTATTCAATTTGGCTGCGTATTGATAGAAGAAGATAAAATTGTCCAGCAATTTGCTATTGATATTAATCCTTTGGCGAATATACCTAAAAAAATTGAATTATTAACAGGAATTACAAATAAAACTGTTGCAAACGCACCTTATTTTGAAGATGTTGCTCCAACAATTTTCAATTTATTGGAAGGATGTATTTTTGTCGCGCACAACATTCAATTTGACTATGGTTTTTTAAATGAAGAGCTGAAACGATGCGGCATGCCTTCATTAAGAAATAAAGGCATTGATACAGTAGAATTAGCACAGATTATCTTACCGACAGAGCCAAGCTTTCGTCTCAATGATTTAGCTATGACGTTTAACTTCTCACATCAAAATCCTCATCAAGCCGATAGTGATGCTTACGTCACAGCAGAATTATTTTTACTATTGAAAAAAAAATTAAAACAGTTTCCGCTAATAACAATCGAGCAATTAATTGAATTGGCTGAACATTGTACAATGAATACAAATTTATTTTTTAAAGATGGATTAAATGAAATGCGTAATGAACACCAGTTATTGCCTGAAACGTTAGTTGTTAAAAAAGGCTTAGCTTTGCGTAAAAAACAGGTAAACATGGAGCAAAACTCCCACCGTGTTCGGTCGACCTATCCAATTAGTACTGTGGACAAAGAAAAATTATTCCTTAATCATTTAACTATTCGGACATTGCAAAACACTTTAATGGATGAGGTCTATCAGTATTTTTTTGAATCCCATTCAGATCATTTTGCCATCGAAGCAGCTACTGGAATCGGTAAGACGCTGGGCTATCTATTGCCTATATCTTATCTGGCAACGCCCGAAAATCCAGTTATTATTAGTACTTACACGACACTTTTGCAAAAACAATTAATCGAAAAAGATATCGTCCAACTAAACTCAATTGTGCCGTTCACAGTGCATGCAGCTATTGTGAAAGGTAAACACCATTATTTGCATTTGTCTAAGTTTCAGGAAGTTTTAAAGGGGCCACATGAGAATTTAACTGATACCCTATTAAAAATGCGCACACTAACGTGGTTGACCCAAACAGTCACAGGGGATATTGATGAGCTGAACTTAACCAATTATTTACAGCCTTTTTGGGAAAAAGTGCGTCACAGGGGATGGACGGACAATTGTCCGCAAGATCCATTTTTTGAGCAAGATTTTTACCTGCATGCAAAGGAGCAAATCAAGCATGCTAGTATGATTATCACGAATCACGCCTTTTTATTTCATGATTTGAAACGTGAAGAGCCTATCTTACCGGCCTCACAACGAATTATCCTTGATGAATCTCATCACTTGCCAGACGTAGCTGCAGAGACCGCTAGTGATAGTTTTTCTTATTACACTAATCAAAAGTTGCTAAAAAAAATCGGGAAACTTTCTGATGATAAAAGTATGATAAGTCAATTAAACCAACTAAGCTTAAAAATAAAGACGATTAATCTATCACAGCTCAGATTGATAGAAATGAGTGTCTTAACATTAGAAGAGGCACTCTCTGATTTTTTTGAAGCTATCTTGTTGTATACCCAACAAGAACTAATGGATACAACTAGTGTTACGGATCAAGTAGATTTGCCATTTACCAAAACAGAAAAGTGGCCTTTAGAATTAAAAAAACTGACTAAAAAAATCAGTACCGTACTAAACGACTTAGTGTTTTTTGGCCACAATATTGCCTATCTAAATTCCTCTCAAAGGGAATCGTTTACTTATTTAGAAAGGCACTTATTAGATGACTTTTTAGATTTGGTAACTAGAATAGAAGAGCAAAAAAATAGTTTTATTCGATTATTTCAAAGAACCAACCAGAATGAGCTAATTTGGTTTTCGTTTAAACAAAAAAACCCTAAGAATAGTTTTATGATCAAACAATCTGTCATTGATAGTAGTTTGTTTATAAAAAAATATTTAGTAGAAAAAAAGCATTCTATTTTATATATTGGTGCAACGCTGTCTATTGATTCAGACTTCAATTATTTTGAAAGTCAATTGGGTGAATCTCATTTGCGTAAGTTATCTATTGCCACTCCTTATGATTATAAAAACCAAGCAAGGTTTTATATTCCAGCAGATTTAAAGCCTATCAAGCAGTTGTCAAAAGCACAGTATGCTAAGATGATTGTTGATTATTTAGAGTTAATAGCTCTAACGACCAACGAAAATATGATTGTCTTATTTACCGCAAATGAAACCTTACAAGAGGTCTATGATTTGCTTCAACAACAGCCTTCGCTTTTGGGAAGAGAGTTATTAGCGCAAGGAATTTCAGGTAGTCGAGACCGAATGTTAAAACGATTTTTCAATGCGACTGGTGGTATTTTATTGGGAGCGGATAGTTTCTGGGAAGGTGTCGATTTACCAGGAAAATCATTGAAAGTCATCGTCGTCACTCGCTTACCGTTTGAGCCTCCTGAACGCCCGTTGGTTAAAGCGAAATACCGTTGGTTAGAAGAACAGG